The Anabaena sphaerica FACHB-251 region GGCAAGGATGAATTTGTATTGATACTCGCAAATCTCAGTTATGTAGGCAAGGCAGAAACTATAGCCACGGAACTACATCGGCTGATAGATCCACCTTTTGAGCTAGAAGGCTTTGTAATTTATGCATCGATTACAATTGGTGTAGTAGACTCCTGTCTTGGCTTTGATGAACCAGAAGAGTTTTTGCGGGCAGCAGAAATTGCTAACTACAGTGCTAAGGAACAGGGATTACAATATCCCACCGTTTTCTATAATCGCAGGATGCAGACTAAAGCCTTAGCGCGATTGCGAATGGAAACTGAACTCAGACAAGCAATCAGTGAACAGCATCTGCAACTGTTCTATCAGCCAATAATGGACTTAAATACTTATCGAGTAGTGGGATTTGAAGCTTTAATGCGTTGGCCACATCCCCAGCAGGGATGGATCTCACCTGCTAAATTCATTCCCTTAGCAGAACAGACTGGGCTAATTATTCCCCTTGGTGAGTCGATTTTAGAAGCAGCTTGCCGTCAAATGACTATCTGGCAAGAGCAGTTTTTGGATCATTTACCCCTGAGTTTGTCGGTAAATTTGTCAGGTGTGCAGTTGAATGAACCAGGGTTAGTTTCTAAAATTATTGCTCAATATGAGTGTCTCGGTTTACATCAAGTCACACTCAAGCTAGAACTTACCGAGAGTACGCTGATGAACAATACACAAACAGTTATCGCTAGTTTAGAGGAGTTTCGCACAGCAGGTATCCAGATTAGCATTGATGATTTTGGTACGGGTTATTCTTCTCTGTCTTATTTACGCGATTTACCTGTTGATACTCTAAAAATAGATCGCTCTTTTATCTCTGAGATAGATGGAGATGAGCAAAGCTTGGGAATAGTCCAAGCAATTATCACTTTAGCCCACACTCTGGGCTTAGATGTGGTTGCCGAAGGTGTGGAAACATTGGCACAGATGACTCATTTGCGATCGCTTGGTTGCAAATATGGACAAGGCTATTTATTTTCTCAAGCAATGCCACCTTCTGTGATTGAGGATTGGCTGCAAAAAGCAAAAACCGGAATGAGTTGTGAACACAACCTAGTTCCTCAATTAACAACAAAATCTGTTTATCTGCCGTGAAATGTTAGTTAATTTATACCAAATTGATATGAAGTTGCATATAGCGATCCTATTTGAGTTGAGAACTTATCGGTGAGGGAAGGGAACAGGGAACAGGGA contains the following coding sequences:
- a CDS encoding putative bifunctional diguanylate cyclase/phosphodiesterase, encoding MNYQLRILIVEDNLDDAELMVLELEAANYEVVYKQVDTAEAMAAALDSQEWDVILTDYSMPHFSAVAALDLVKQQKLDTPFIVVSGSIGEETAVQLMRDGAHDYLIKHNLTRLAPAIERELREAEVRCERKQALEKIHFLAFYDELTSLPNRNAFLNVLQQYIDDGDKFAVVFVDIDQYRQIKYGFGHIKSEQLLIEVGKRVQSSLRPGDFLARIGKDEFVLILANLSYVGKAETIATELHRLIDPPFELEGFVIYASITIGVVDSCLGFDEPEEFLRAAEIANYSAKEQGLQYPTVFYNRRMQTKALARLRMETELRQAISEQHLQLFYQPIMDLNTYRVVGFEALMRWPHPQQGWISPAKFIPLAEQTGLIIPLGESILEAACRQMTIWQEQFLDHLPLSLSVNLSGVQLNEPGLVSKIIAQYECLGLHQVTLKLELTESTLMNNTQTVIASLEEFRTAGIQISIDDFGTGYSSLSYLRDLPVDTLKIDRSFISEIDGDEQSLGIVQAIITLAHTLGLDVVAEGVETLAQMTHLRSLGCKYGQGYLFSQAMPPSVIEDWLQKAKTGMSCEHNLVPQLTTKSVYLP